A section of the Styela clava chromosome 9, kaStyClav1.hap1.2, whole genome shotgun sequence genome encodes:
- the LOC120339326 gene encoding uncharacterized protein LOC120339326 — protein sequence MMLVRLSFYFALCALALGSYPPKKCNVKEVSKTYYDDFNHGQQDTYGGYKPRGRDCKKTNFAPAKAGYCPNLKYGFVQNDKSCPDRPCYTKVFKAISRCHGKVWLSKVYHYRAKECSSYSGKSCQNFGFNRQPHGRYKRSSGEYLGPRSVPHVSNSGSYGASSHRGSNSGGYGASSYRESNSGSYAASSHRGSNSGGYRASSYRGSNSGSYGASSHRGSNSGSYGASSHRGSNSGGYGASSHRGSNSGGYGASSHRGSNSGGYGTSSHRGSNSGGYGTSSHRGSNSGGYGASSHRGSNSGGYGTSSHRGSNSGGYGTSSHRGSNSGSYTSNRQPQRRLKRSLGDYIGSGSVPHVSNSGSYGSGYHPVGPKPRIYSICSCYTFKCTHEFEACYEHKGVYYKDTVTAQVPCGCSCYERSKQWK from the exons ATGATGCTTGTTCGACTTTCGTTTTATTTCGCACTTTGTGCATTGGCGCTCGGCAGCTATCCACCGAAAAAGTGCAACGTAAAAGAG gTGAGTAAGACGTACTACGACGACTTCAATCATGGCCAACAAGATACATATGGTGGATACAAACCACGCGGAAGagattgcaaaaaaacaaattt CGCGCCCGCAAAAGCAGGATATTGTCCAAATCTCAAATATGGTTTTGTACAAAATGACAAATCTTGTCCCGACCGACCGTGTTATACTAAGGTGTTCAAGGCAATCAGTAGATGTCATGGCAAAGTATGGCTCTCTAAAGTGTACCACTATAGAGCAAAAGAATGCAG TTCATATTCTGGAAAATCTTGCCAAAATTTTGGGTTCAATCGTCAGCCACACGGTAGATATAAACGAAGCTCTGGAGAATATCTTGGACCGCGTTCAGTTCCTCATGTATCGAATTCAGGTAGCTATGGAGCGTCATCCCATCGTGGATCGAATTCAGGTGGCTATGGAGCGTCATCCTATCGTGAATCGAATTCAGGTAGCTATGCAGCGTCATCCCATCGTGGATCGAATTCAGGTGGCTATAGAGCGTCATCCTATCGTGGATCGAATTCAGGTAGCTATGGAGCGTCATCCCATCGTGGATCGAATTCAGGTAGCTATGGAGCGTCATCCCATCGTGGATCGAATTCAGGTGGCTATGGAGCGTCATCCCATCGTGGATCGAATTCAGGTGGCTATGGAGCGTCATCCCATCGTGGATCGAATTCAGGTGGCTATGGAACGTCATCCCATCGTGGATCGAATTCAGGTGGCTATGGAACGTCATCCCATCGTGGATCAAATTCAGGTGGCTATGGAGCGTCATCCCATCGTGGATCGAATTCAGGGGGTTATGGAACGTCATCCCATCGTGGATCGAATTCAGGTGGCTATGGAACGTCATCCCATCGTGGATCAAATTCAGGTAGCTATACTTCCAATCGTCAGCCACAACGTAGATTGAAACGAAGCCTTGGAGATTATATTGGATCGGGTTCAGTTCCTCATGTATCGAATTCAGGTAGCTATGGATCGGGCTATCACCCCGTTGGGCCGAAACCAAGAATCTACAGCATATGCTCTTGTTACACGTTCAAGTGCACCCATGAGTTTGAAGCATGCTATGAACACAAAGGCGTCTACTACAAGGACACCGTGACAGCACAG GTTCCTTGTGGATGTTCCTGCTACGAAAGATCCAAGCAATGGAAATAG